The Arachis ipaensis cultivar K30076 chromosome B03, Araip1.1, whole genome shotgun sequence region GCAGCAAAGATAGACCTGGACAATATGAAAGTCATGCAGCATTTACACTCCCAGGGCTCTGCAGGGTTGTTTCAGGTATAAATGTATTTGATCCCAAGTTCAACATAGCTGCACCTGGAGCAGACCAATCTGTCTATTTTCCTAACACAGAGAAAGACAAAAGACTCACTAAATTTAATGCTGCCATTGAGGAACTATTATATAGCAAAGTTGATAACAAAGAGCATATGTAAGTGACTACTTGCCACTTGTTATAGTTAGTGCTCAGATAATAATCACTATATTCTTCCTTAATTACAAATTTTTTATGCTGAAATTATTATGGAAACAGTGGGTATCTAGAAAACAGAAGAAAACCAATCATATTCTCAATGGCAAGGTTTGATGTTGTCAAGAACTTAACCGGCTTAGCCGAATGGTATGGGAAGAACCAGAGATTGAGAAACCTGGTGAACCTTGTCATAGTAGGAGGCTTCTTTGACCCTTCAAAATCCAAAGATAGGGAGGAAATGGCAGAAATAAGAAAGATGCATGATTTGATTGAAAAGTACCAACTCAAGGGTCAATTTAGATGGATAGCTGCACAGACGGATAGATATCGAAATGGTGAGCTCTATCGCTTCATTGCTGATACGAAAGGAGCTTTCGTGCAGCCTGCTTTGTATGAAGCATTTGGCCTTACTGTCATTGAAGCAATGAACTGTGGCTTGCCTACTTTTGCAACCAACCAAGGAGGTCCAGCTGAAATCATTGTAGATGGGATCTCTGGCTTCCATATTGATCCCCTTAATGGAGAAGAATCAAGCAACAAAattgctgatttctttgaaaaatgCCAAGTAGATTCAACATATTGGGACAAGGTTTCTGCGGCCGGATTGCAGCGCATAGACGAATGGTAAACAAGACTCACACCAATTTAACATTTATAATACACCTACATGTAAAATAATAATCTAAAAAATTTGATGAATTTGTTTTGTAGCTATACCTGGAAGATCTATGCAAACAAGTTGCTAGATATGGGAAACATTTATGCATTTTGGAGGAGAGTGAATAATGAGCAAAAAGAGGCCAAGAAGAGATACATTCAGATGTTCTACAATCTTATGTTAAAAAATTTGGTAAGTCAATCTGCTTAGTCCTTTGAAACACATCCATAATAATTACTAATAGTTAATATAATGTTATGATCAAGAATGACTATCAATTCTGATGTCCCAAATTAAATGTCACAGGTGAAGACTATACCGGTTCCAAGTGATatacctccaccacctcctcCACCACCTCAACCAGTGCCAAAGCAGCAGAGTATGAAGAAACAAGGAACTAGGTATAACAATCAGCACCTCACACAAAGCTTCACACTGAAGTAACTGAAAAAAATTTTCCTTCACTTGAATTATTTCTGCTTTCAAGATGTGTATAATGTCTTTATGAGAAATTGATTTTTCATTTAATCCAAGCTAACATATAGTTTATTTGTTTTTGCTATAGCAGACGTTCACAGTCCAAATTGCAAAGGTAAGTTACTTAATAATAGCTATATAGTCCTTGAAAAGTTcatgattttcttttatttatcaaCTCAATAATTTATTTCTTCGTTTTAGCTTATTTGGAGCATAACAGCAAGTGGAGCAATTGCTAGGGTGCTTCATAATGCTTCTTCTTGTCACGGTGCTGGATGTTGGTGTCTGTCTTTCTTTCTAATGCTTAATTGTTGAATTAAGCTCGAaagttgataaaataaaaaagagactttaattattattaaataagatAATAAATTTACACATtatataaattacaaaattattaataattaaataatattctgTAATTGTTTCAATAAAAGTTGCTTCTCTGTGACAAGTAATTTGCTTTGGCCTTTGTGTGAGAAAACTCAATAGAAGAATTATTTAACTTTCGAGCCTTTGTTCTTTGTTGTTGGAAGAGAATGACATGAATGGATGGAGCAACAGAAAAACTTATCAAACTCTATTTCTATATACATCAGAAAAATTAAATTACCCTAATAATACAGTTTTTTAGTTATGTTATAGTTTTAAAACAATTAATATGCAATAATAATTAACTTAAAATTAATCAAGATGGTAAGTTCTTtaatttcataaccaatagtcttaagttcaatttttttttaagaaaaaaatatctcTTAATATATATATCATAATTTTACATCGTTAACTTCTATTCTAATTATGTAccgaaaaaaatttatattctaaTTATCCCATCGTTATATCAATTAAGGCTAAGCCCTATAATCTTGGTTTAACTCAATGCTATGTaatattttttagtgtttttttgtcTCAGCATGTAGATAGACGATAAATTTTAGTTAAAATGGTACCAAACAAAAAAGTGGCATTATTACATTCTGTGTATAGAACTATCGATACTCATTGCTGAGtgcaaataataataactaaaaaatgtatagatcctatatttttttttaaaagaaaaaagtaaTTTGAGATTTAAGATATAATCATCCACATGCTACTACTGTAGGGTCCATTGTAGTGGAAGTATTCCTATCACACATTTCAGGACCAATGTTTATAGGTGCTTCTCCCTGCAAGAAGACAGGAAATACCTTGAGAGTTAGGGAAGGAATACCAAACACCATCTTGCAAATTCTCTTTTTATTCTCAAGAATTTAATGAAATCATACCTTTGCAAGGTTCCTAAAGTAGGTCATATTGTAATTTCCGGTAGGAAATAAAACTTCAATTAGATCTGCTAATACCAATTGAGGTTGGGCCAATGCTCCATTATACCAATCTACATATACATGCACCATggaaagttagttagttagttatcaAGTAGCTTAAATTAGTGAGGTAAATGCAACAAGTTATAACTTATAACTTCGTAGTTACCTAGTGTATAATTTTGAATCCTTTTGTCATATCTCCATAGGCTtgtgtttgtaagaaaggaaaaACAAGAACGATCTTCAATGTTTAAATTTTGGATAAATGTTGATAGCATGTAGTTGGCTGGATCAGAAGTTAATGTTTCGTCGATGACTACTTCCACGGTCTACATGGGAAAAAAAAATcatagataaagataaagaattaTGACAAACAATTATCACATAATCATAATAAACTTACACATAAGATGGCATGGAGTTCCTCTACATCATCAGGATTAGAGACATTGTAAGTGTTCTTGTTTATAGAAGCATCCAAATTCTCTCCTCCCGCATCTTCTACATACTGCTTGAATAGTTTGTGTATCAAAATTAACAAAGATCAAGTGTTAAAGGCTTGTTTATCTAACAGCAATGCTTTCATACCTTCAATTGATATGCTTCCTTTGTAAAAGACCAAACACCCTGAAAAGATAAAACACTCAATAGCTCCTTATATATAGTTTGAAGATGACAGATAAAAGGGTGTGTCCTGGAGTTTGGTGATACTGATACATACATTATCATACTTCATCCAAGCTACTGTTGGCTTGAATGATGTTCGATTCGTTGTGAGTTTAGCCATGCACAAATAGTTCTCCTTAACCTACACAAATGATAAACCATTTTGTCAGAGCAATATATCTCATAAAATTATGAAAACATTGTGCATTATCCAACTGTAGCTTTCATTTTAAATATACTAGTCTACAGGTTACTGATGATAGCAAAAATTTACAGAGAAAAAATACTCTTCATAATGATATATAAACAATTACTGATGGTGGAACAGAGGAGTGTTCTTACTGCAGCATAAACTTGATTGGCCCTGGCTTCAACATTTGCAAAAGCTCCAATATACTTGATCCACTCTGCTCTCTATCAAAGTAAACACAGTTAGTTTTCAAACATTCTAGGCAAAGAAAATCTTCATTATCATAAGTACATACATCTCTCTTCAATAGCCAGGTGTACAAGCTAACCTGGTACCCTATGTCCACTGTtccaagtaaaaaaaaaatattgttctGTCCTTTTGGATATTGAAAATCTAGCCAGTGCATGATCTTCAGGTGCTTACCTGCAAAGGCGTATCCTCGACAAAGGGAACAAAAGTTGCAAAGTTGCAAGCTGGTTGTTGATCAGTGTCACTATAGAAGTGTGCTGAGAACTGTGCAATCTGTTGATAATCACTTTTGTTTAATATTTGAATCTGCCCTTCTTGACGCAATTTCAAGACACATGGAGAAGCCACCGAGTCTGCTGTTATGCCTTTCAAGCTCTCCAGCAAACCTAAAATCTGCTCTAAACAAGGGAAAGATTAGATGAAAATCCTTCTATCATGATCGTTTGAAGTTTAACATGTAAACTTGGAGTAGTGAAAGACTCTCACCTCTAAGAAGGAAACTTGAGTTCCAATCCCAGCAGAAAGAAAAGAATGACAAACAAGTTAGGGGCAACAAAGGTAAAAGAAAGCATTATTGTATTAAGACATCCTTTAAGTATATGATTCAATAAGAATTGGCTAAAAATGAATtgcaaaatctttttaatattgACAAATACAATGAAAGGGTTACTGCATTAGTTTCTTGGTAGATCAAAGGATGTGTTACCTTTTTATGCTTAACATTTTGGTTCCCAGTTAAGAAGAGAAATCATAAGGTGAATGAGATAAGCAGGGTATATACCTGGAAAATAATCTGTATCAACAGAATAGTTTGACAATGGAATGACAAATGATTTGATTCTTGAGGTGCAGTATTTAGTCCTTGATGCAATCCTTGAATTATTCTGCCAATGACACAGCaaaatgatggaagaaaatgAGTAGCTGAGAAATACAGCTTAATTAGCAGGGAAAATACAGTACACATGGTAAACttataaaaggaagaaaaaaaagaaagtaaaagagtgcAATTCCTAACTCATATGTTTCCCAAAAGATGAGAAGCTATTCCTTCATCAGCATCTAttttgagtattttcagatcaaTGTTATCTATTTCTTTTGTTATGCCAatgtcattttttattttaaaatcccTTATCTTTATCTACAAATGACTTTGCTGGTAAAGATTAAAAAAACACAATCACTCATGTTAAGGACCTCACCTCCCTCTCATTTCCATGTCATTGTTTACCCTTGTAAACtgaaaaataaacaaatcttAAGGATACAGTGCAATCCTAATACAAGAGTTCAAAGAcaatgaaaagaaaaatgttcACAAAGATGAATTACCTGGAGAAGAAGGTAGCTCTGGCCATCAATAGCATTTTTAATGACTTTGAAGGTCTGGCCATAATAAATATGGAAGTTCACAGCATCCTCCACCTTTGAGAAGCTGCTCACTTTTGTTGGGGTGGTCCCTCCACGAACACCTCCACAACAGCTCAAGACCCAAACCAATGCCAAGAGAGAGAACAAGGCTTGCAGCCAAGAACTACAAGGAGCTGAGTCCATGAAGGTGAATGAGTGATAAAGTAATTAAACCTGTTGCTATACACAAATAATGTGAACAGTTGAGCTAATTATATATTTGCCACACTTTGCTCATAGTCATTATTTTAAGCTACCTTTTAGAAGGTAATAATAGAAAGCTAATAAACTTTTTTGCTATAGCAATTATGTTTTGCAGCCAAGCTAAACTGATAAATAATGCTTTAGTTTCTGTGATGAGAATAATGAAATATAGATGGAGATTCAGACTTGAGAGTGCAGAAATAATATTAAATGGATTGCAATAAAGAAATAATATTGTTGAAATATATAGTATGAAATGAATTGTTGGCATGTAGCTAGTGGGATTCgcactcttttattttactagaaaGAGGTTAATAGTGTAGTGACCCGTGAACCTATCTTTGGGCTATTTTGTCATGTTCTTTTCAACTTGTATATTTATGTTGGTTCCTAAATTGATGGTACT contains the following coding sequences:
- the LOC107631413 gene encoding uncharacterized protein LOC107631413; the protein is MDSAPCSSWLQALFSLLALVWVLSCCGGVRGGTTPTKVSSFSKVEDAVNFHIYYGQTFKVIKNAIDGQSYLLLQNNSRIASRTKYCTSRIKSFVIPLSNYSVDTDYFPVSFLEILGLLESLKGITADSVASPCVLKLRQEGQIQILNKSDYQQIAQFSAHFYSDTDQQPACNFATFVPFVEDTPLQRAEWIKYIGAFANVEARANQVYAAVKENYLCMAKLTTNRTSFKPTVAWMKYDNGVWSFTKEAYQLKYVEDAGGENLDASINKNTYNVSNPDDVEELHAILCTVEVVIDETLTSDPANYMLSTFIQNLNIEDRSCFSFLTNTSLWRYDKRIQNYTLDWYNGALAQPQLVLADLIEVLFPTGNYNMTYFRNLAKGEAPINIGPEMCDRNTSTTMDPTVVACG